In Bradyrhizobium symbiodeficiens, the genomic stretch GCTTTCGGGCTGACCAACGCGCAGACCGGCTTCGTCACCGCGATCCCGTATCTGTTCGGCACGATCGCCATGATCCTGTGGGCGCGGCATTCCGATGCCACGCGCGAACGCGTGAAGCATGTCGGCGCGCCGCTGCTGCTCACCGCCGTCGCGCTCGCCGTCTCCAGCTTCCTCACGGATCCCACCATGACGATGGTGGTACTGACGGTGGCCGCGATCGGCGTGTTCTGCTGCTTCGGTGTGTTCTGGACCCTGCCGACCGCCTGGCTCTCCGGCACGGCGGCAGCGGGCGGCATCGCCCTGATCAACTCGATCGGCAACCTTGCCGGCTTCGGCGGGCCGTACCTGATCGGCTGGGTCAAGGAAGCCACCGGCCAGACCTCGACCGGCCTGTTGGTGCTCGCTGCGCTGCCCCTGATCGCCGGCATCCTGGCGTTCGTCGGTGGCCACGACAGCAAGCATGAGTTCGCCGAGCAGGGGCGGTAGAGGGCAATCCCCACCGTCGCGTAGCCTGGATGATCCAGGCTACGGACCTGTGCTCAGCCCTATCAGGGCACCTACCTCACCATGGTTCTTTCGACCCTTACCACCCCTTAACGATCACGCATTCCTGATAACTGACGATTATTGACTTTCATCAGTGATTAGTCGACATTGCTCTCAATCGCGATGCAGGAGTGTCCTTAGATGTTCGTCCGGTCGGTTTTGTCGAGCTATTCCAGGCTGTTGGCAGGTGTGTCGTTAGCCCTGATGGCGGCTGCGCTGGCCGGGTGCAATGACACCGTCGCCGAGAAGGCTGAGCCGCCGCGGCCGGTTCTGGTCGCAACCGCGCATTATGATGCCGAGACCCCGGAGCGCAGCTTCGTCGGCACCATCAGGCCGCGAATCGAGAGCGATCTCGGCTTCCGTGTCGCCGGCAAGGTCGCCAAGCGGCTCGTGGAAGTCGGCCAGACCGTCGAAATCGGCCAGCCGCTCGCGACCCTCGACGAGGTCGACCTGAAGCTCCAGGCCGAGCAGTCCGTCGCCGAGCAGACCGCCGCGACCGGCGTGCTGGCCCAGGCCGCCGCTGCCGAGCAGCGCGCCAAGGATCTGAAGGCCAAGGGCTGGACCACCGATGCCCAGCTCGACCAGAGCCGCGCCTCGGCCGACGAGGCCCGCGCGCGCCTGAACCGGGCTGAGCGGGCGGTCGAACTGACCAAGAACTCCCTTTCCTACGCGACGCTCAACGCCGACGCCCGTGGCGTCGTCACCGCAACGCTGATCGAGCCCGGCCAGGTGGTCTCCGCGGGCCAGGCTTCGATCCGCGTCGCCCGCTTTGCCGAAAAGGAAGCGGTCGTCGCGATCCCTGAGACGCTGGTTGGACGCGCCAAGTCGGGCGTCGCCAGCGTCACTCTTTGGTCGGAGCCGGGCAAGAAGTATACGGCCAAGCTGCGCGAGATCGCGCCGACGGCCG encodes the following:
- a CDS encoding efflux RND transporter periplasmic adaptor subunit, with the protein product MFVRSVLSSYSRLLAGVSLALMAAALAGCNDTVAEKAEPPRPVLVATAHYDAETPERSFVGTIRPRIESDLGFRVAGKVAKRLVEVGQTVEIGQPLATLDEVDLKLQAEQSVAEQTAATGVLAQAAAAEQRAKDLKAKGWTTDAQLDQSRASADEARARLNRAERAVELTKNSLSYATLNADARGVVTATLIEPGQVVSAGQASIRVARFAEKEAVVAIPETLVGRAKSGVASVTLWSEPGKKYTAKLREIAPTADPATRTYLAKFSLPEADDKVSLGMTATLTLSDAATERVARLPLSALFNEGGKPSFFVVDDNGALTLKPVAVKSYESNDVVITGGVEEGAKIVTLGVQKLDPGQRVRVVSSLSF